From the genome of Calliopsis andreniformis isolate RMS-2024a unplaced genomic scaffold, iyCalAndr_principal scaffold0022, whole genome shotgun sequence, one region includes:
- the Hacd1 gene encoding 3-hydroxyacyl-CoA dehydratase 1: protein MPSKKSSSIALLYLKTYNLIQVFGWCYILYIFLQHYSSTQETNLWYNAKWPVVFFQHAALLEVIHAATGLVKSNPILTTFQILSRVMVVSGVLLATPVNYAASSLGLHLALLAWSITEIIRYLYYFLNLIGFVPYLLTWLRYTLFIGLYPIGITGELLCIYSATQYAKSHPEAWSYVLPNSFNFTFSYYLILIVTMLTYIPVFPHLYFHMFAQRRKILGGDSLKKVK from the exons ATGCCTTCGAAAAAATCAAGTTCCATTGCACTACTTTATTTGAAAACTTATAATTTAATACAAGTTTTTGG TTGGTGTTACATACTTTACATATTTCTACAACATTATAGTTCCACACAAGAAACTAATTTATGGTATAATGCCAAatggcctgttgtatttttccaaCATGCTGCTCTTTTAGAA GTAATCCATGCAGCAACTGGACTAGTTAAATCAAATCCTATACTTACAACTTTTCAAATCTTAAGTAGAGTTATGGTAGTGAGTGGTGTGTTATTGGCAACTCCAGTAAATTATGCTGCATCATCTCTTGGACTTCATTTAGCTTTATTAGCATGGTCAATCACAGAAATTATTAGATATTTGTATTACTTCTTAAATCTTATTGGATTTGTTCCATATCTACTTACATGGTTAAG aTATACCTTGTTTATTGGATTATATCCAATTGGTATAACAGGAGAGTTATTGTGTATTTATTCTGCTACACAATATGCAAAATCTCATCCAGAAGCATGGAGTTATGTACTTCCTAATTCATTCAACTTCACATTTAGTTACTATCTTATATTGATAGTTACTATGTTAACATATATTCCTG TTTTTCCACATTTATACTTCCACATGTTTGCTCAAAGGCGTAAGATTCTGGGAGGTGATTCACTCAAAAAAGTTAAATAA
- the LOC143187254 gene encoding pseudouridine-5'-phosphate glycosidase-like — MKMQWRNAEKLFGKFNKLNFNNCQLNSKSTAFVYGHDVEVAKKNGLPIVALESTIITHGMPYPDNLRTAVKVENIIRAKGAVPATIGILSGQICIGLNQDQLEILAQADFAKTIKCSRRDISSIVSQKLNGGTTVSATMLLANLSGIQIMATGGIGGVHRGAELTFDISTDLIELGRTPVAVVCSGVKSILDIEKTLEYLETQGVPVIKIGETNHFPAFYCTETFNKITVPHKVSNSKEAANILKAQRELGLQTGLLFAVSIPKQYALNSKEMELVICKALENAKCKGIIGKNVTPFLLEEVSKITHGQSLQANMALIENNANMAAEIAVHFSEKCQSFFNSSVSKCILMLEKNPVVIGGAMMDTTVQVKESQIKKSYRTFNSIYIQLRPHRFYVHLRILNSMNS, encoded by the exons atgaagATGCAGTGGAGGAATGCTGAAAAATTGTTTGGGAAATTCAACAAACTTAATTTCAACAATTGTCAATTAAATAGCAAGAGTACTGCTTTTGTTTATGGACATGATGTGGAAGTGGCAAAGAAGAATGGATTACCAATTGTGGCTTTAGAATCTACAATTATTACTCATGGAATGCCCTATCCTGATAATTTAAGGACAGCTGTGAAAGTTGAAAATATCATTAGAGCAAAA GGTGCTGTGCCTGCAACTATAGGAATTTTAAGTGGACAAATATGCATTGGTTTAAATCAGGATCAGTTAGAGATCTTGGCTCAAGCTGATTTTGCAAAAACTATTAAGTGTTCACGTAGAGATATATCATCAATTGTTTCACAAAAGTTAAATGGAGGAACAACTGTTAGTGCAACAATGTTGTTAGCAAATTTATCAGGtatacaaataatggcaacaggAGGTATTGGTGGTGTTCACCGTGGAGCAGAATTAACATTTGACATTAGTACTGATTTAATAGAACTTGGACGTACCCCTGTAGCTGTTGTGTGTTCAGGTGTTAAATCTATTTTAGATATTGAAAAAACTTTAGAATATCTA GAAACTCAAGGAGTTCCAGTTATAAAAATTGGTGAAACAAACCATTTCCCAGCATTTTACTGTACAGAAACATTTAACAAAATAACAGTACCACATAAAGTTTCAAATTCAAAAGAAgcagcaaacattttgaaagctcAAAGGGAATTAGGTCTTCAAACAGGATTGTTATTTGCTGTTTCCATTCCTAAACAAtatgcattaaattcaaaagaaATGGAGTTGGTAATATGTAAAGCCTTAGAAAATGCAAAATGTAAAGGTATAATTGGAAAAAATGTAACTCCATTTTTGTTAGAAGAAGTAAGCAAAATTACACATGGTCAATCTCTTCAGGCCA ATATGGCACTCATAGAAAATAATGCAAATATGGCAGCAGAAATTGCTGTTCATTTTAGTGAAAAATGTCAGAGTTTTTTCAACAGTTCTGTATCAAAATGCATTCTGATGCTAGAAAAAAATCCA gttgtaattggcGGTGCTATGATGGACACCACAGTACAAGTGAAGGAATCTCAGATAAAA AAGAGTTATAGAACGTTTAACAGTATTTACATACAATTACGACCACATAGGTTTTATGTACATTTAAGAATATTGAATAGTATGAACTCATAG